In a single window of the Arthrobacter zhangbolii genome:
- a CDS encoding SDR family NAD(P)-dependent oxidoreductase, whose translation MTTTLITGANKGLGYETARRLLEAGHTVWMGARDEIRGREAAEALGGTFVQLDVTSDSSVEAAAKTVAAAGGLDVLVNNAGIPGPFAQAEDLTAADTEAVYGTNVVGIVRMMHAFLPLLRESDEGTVVNVTSGVGSFGFAHDPERVESTVVMPLYTSSKSAVTMLTVQYAKAFPELRINAADPGYTATDFNRQQGTQTLQEGTDAIVELATRGGSGPTGTFIDRSGAAPF comes from the coding sequence ATGACAACAACACTGATTACCGGCGCCAACAAAGGCCTGGGCTATGAAACAGCACGCCGTCTCCTCGAAGCGGGGCATACCGTCTGGATGGGGGCGCGCGATGAAATCCGTGGGCGGGAAGCGGCCGAAGCACTCGGCGGCACGTTCGTACAGCTCGATGTCACCAGCGATTCCTCCGTGGAGGCCGCCGCCAAAACCGTGGCAGCTGCCGGCGGCCTGGACGTCCTGGTCAACAACGCGGGCATTCCCGGACCCTTCGCCCAGGCGGAGGACCTGACGGCGGCCGATACAGAGGCGGTGTACGGCACCAATGTGGTGGGCATCGTCCGCATGATGCATGCTTTCCTGCCGCTCCTGCGGGAGTCCGACGAGGGAACGGTCGTGAATGTCACCAGCGGAGTGGGCTCCTTCGGCTTTGCGCACGACCCGGAGCGTGTTGAGTCCACCGTGGTGATGCCGCTCTACACCTCCTCCAAGTCCGCCGTCACTATGCTGACCGTGCAGTACGCCAAGGCGTTCCCGGAGCTCCGCATCAATGCTGCGGACCCGGGCTACACCGCCACTGATTTCAACCGGCAGCAGGGCACCCAGACGTTACAAGAGGGAACGGACGCCATCGTGGAGCTGGCCACCCGCGGCGGTTCCGGCCCCACCGGCACGTTCATCGACAGGTCCGGTGCCGCCCCCTTCTAA
- a CDS encoding helix-turn-helix transcriptional regulator, protein MKDSGLGALLRSWRDRLQPADAGLPVYGFRRAPGLKREELAQLAGVSVDYLVRLEQGRARRPSAQVAAALARALQLSDAERSHLFEISGLLPPGPGEVPAHIPPGVQRLVARLGEVPVAVFTAAWDLLSFSPLWAALLGEPTPSDKGRPNLLRSHFAGRTLGSSGIRIICPEGSLEIFEASLVSDLRRARGRYPHDQRVQELIADLTASSERFRALWDTGTVSEHQSEMKVVQNAVVGDVELDCDIFTVAGTDLHIVAYTAAAGSEAAGKLDFLRVSAVSAVSAALQLDG, encoded by the coding sequence ATGAAGGATTCTGGCTTGGGTGCCCTTCTCCGTTCCTGGCGCGACCGACTGCAGCCGGCGGACGCGGGCCTTCCCGTCTACGGGTTCCGGCGGGCGCCGGGGCTGAAGCGGGAGGAGCTGGCCCAGCTGGCAGGTGTCAGTGTTGACTACCTGGTGCGCCTCGAGCAGGGCCGCGCCCGCCGGCCCTCCGCCCAGGTGGCAGCGGCGCTGGCACGTGCGTTGCAGCTGAGCGACGCCGAACGCTCCCATCTCTTCGAGATTTCCGGGCTGCTTCCGCCCGGGCCCGGAGAAGTGCCGGCGCATATCCCGCCCGGCGTGCAGCGGCTGGTGGCGCGGCTCGGTGAAGTACCGGTGGCCGTATTCACCGCCGCCTGGGACCTGCTCTCCTTCAGCCCGCTGTGGGCGGCCCTTCTCGGGGAGCCCACCCCGTCCGACAAGGGCCGTCCCAATCTCCTGCGCTCGCACTTTGCCGGGAGAACGCTGGGCAGCAGCGGAATCCGGATCATCTGTCCGGAGGGCAGCCTGGAGATTTTTGAAGCCTCCCTCGTGTCGGACCTGCGCCGTGCTCGCGGTCGGTACCCGCATGACCAAAGGGTGCAGGAACTGATTGCTGATCTGACTGCATCCAGTGAACGGTTCCGGGCACTGTGGGACACCGGAACCGTCAGCGAGCACCAGTCCGAAATGAAAGTGGTGCAGAACGCCGTCGTCGGGGATGTGGAGCTGGACTGCGACATTTTCACCGTGGCCGGCACGGACCTGCACATTGTTGCCTACACCGCGGCCGCCGGATCCGAGGCGGCAGGAAAACTCGATTTCCTGCGCGTATCGGCTGTCTCGGCTGTCTCGGCGGCACTTCAACTGGACGGTTGA
- a CDS encoding arsenate reductase ArsC, translated as MSASQKPSVLFVCVHNAGRSQMAAAYLRSLGEGRIEVRSAGSAPAGSVNPAAVTAMAEDGIDMSAELPKVLTTQAVQESDVVITMGCGDACPIFPGKRYEDWKLEDPAGQGVEAVRPIRDEIKARVSALITDLLTAT; from the coding sequence ATGAGCGCCAGCCAGAAACCCTCCGTCTTGTTTGTCTGCGTGCACAACGCCGGCCGCTCACAGATGGCCGCCGCCTACCTCCGCAGCCTGGGCGAGGGGCGGATCGAGGTCCGGTCCGCCGGCTCCGCCCCCGCCGGGTCCGTGAATCCCGCCGCCGTGACTGCGATGGCCGAAGACGGCATCGACATGTCCGCGGAGCTGCCCAAGGTGCTGACCACGCAGGCCGTGCAGGAATCCGACGTGGTGATCACCATGGGCTGCGGCGACGCCTGCCCCATCTTCCCCGGGAAACGCTACGAAGACTGGAAACTCGAGGACCCCGCCGGCCAGGGCGTGGAAGCCGTCCGGCCCATCCGGGATGAAATCAAGGCCCGGGTTTCCGCACTCATCACCGACCTGCTGACCGCGACCTAA
- the arsB gene encoding ACR3 family arsenite efflux transporter, translating into MSTPAPPADNVTGRLSTLDRFLPVWILAAMAAGLLLGRLVPGIGPALDSVSVGNVSLPIAVGLLVMMYPVLAKVRYNETRAVVTDRKLMLTSLVLNWVAAPAFMFVLAWIFLPDLPEYRTGLIIVGLARCIAMVMIWNDLACGDREAAAVLVAINSVFQVLAFGALGWFYLQVLPGWLGLETTSMQFSFLAITTSVLIFLGIPLLAGFLTRILGEKARGRDWYEQRFLPKLGPWALYGLLFTIVLLFALQGDSITSRPLDVARIALPLLVYFIVVFGAGMVLGRVLDLGYPRTATLAFTAAGNNFELAIAVAIGTYGVTSGQALAGVVGPLIEVPVLVALVYAALWAQRKYWPAAPVPAVSTEKTNR; encoded by the coding sequence GTGAGCACCCCCGCCCCACCCGCCGACAATGTCACCGGGCGGCTTTCCACCCTGGACCGGTTCCTGCCCGTATGGATCCTGGCCGCCATGGCAGCGGGCCTGCTGCTGGGCCGGCTGGTTCCCGGCATTGGACCCGCCCTCGACTCGGTGAGCGTGGGCAACGTGTCCCTGCCCATCGCCGTCGGCCTGCTGGTGATGATGTATCCGGTGCTGGCCAAGGTCCGGTACAACGAAACCCGCGCCGTGGTGACGGACCGGAAACTGATGCTCACCTCGCTGGTCCTGAACTGGGTGGCCGCCCCCGCGTTTATGTTCGTGCTGGCCTGGATCTTCCTGCCGGACCTGCCCGAATACCGGACCGGACTGATCATTGTGGGACTCGCCCGCTGCATCGCCATGGTGATGATCTGGAATGACCTGGCCTGCGGGGACCGTGAGGCTGCCGCCGTACTGGTGGCCATCAACTCCGTGTTCCAGGTTCTGGCCTTCGGTGCGCTCGGCTGGTTCTACCTGCAGGTGCTCCCCGGCTGGCTGGGCCTGGAAACCACTAGCATGCAGTTCTCCTTCCTGGCCATCACCACCAGCGTCCTGATCTTCCTGGGCATCCCGCTGCTGGCGGGCTTCCTCACCCGCATCCTGGGTGAAAAAGCCCGCGGCCGGGACTGGTACGAGCAGAGGTTCCTGCCAAAACTCGGCCCCTGGGCGCTCTACGGCCTCCTGTTCACCATCGTTTTGCTGTTCGCGCTGCAGGGGGACAGCATCACCTCCCGCCCGCTGGATGTCGCCCGGATTGCGCTGCCGCTGCTGGTGTACTTCATTGTTGTGTTCGGCGCCGGCATGGTCCTGGGCAGGGTCCTGGACCTGGGGTACCCCCGCACTGCCACGCTCGCCTTTACCGCCGCGGGCAACAACTTCGAACTGGCCATCGCCGTGGCGATCGGCACCTACGGCGTGACCTCCGGGCAGGCACTAGCCGGCGTCGTCGGGCCCCTGATCGAAGTGCCCGTGCTGGTGGCCCTGGTCTACGCCGCCCTGTGGGCGCAGAGGAAATACTGGCCCGCTGCTCCCGTCCCCGCCGTTTCCACAGAAAAGACCAACCGATGA
- a CDS encoding flavin-containing monooxygenase, which yields MTVSDGQTTDYDAVIVGAGFAGMYMLKRLRDDLGLNVRVFERGDGVGGTWYWNRYPGARCDVESLFYSYSFSPELQQEWQWTERYPTQPEILRYANHVADRFGLRPDIAFSTSIDSARYDEAQDRWTVYTDDGLVTTAQYLITAVGCLSASRVPDFEGMETFSGPTYHTGRWPHEEVDFTGRRVAVIGTGSSGIQSIPVIAAQAAHVTVFQRTPNFSVPAVNGPLSAAEIEQTKANYEQLRQAARISPTGTNPAAPIGSALELPEDVRTREMKERWDYGGAGFLSAFIDTGVNAEANEVVAEFVRDRIREVVERPDIADLLVPRDHPIGTKRICVDTDYYATYNRDNVTLVSVRETPIERITERGVVVAGELYEVDDIVYATGFDAMTGPLNAIDIRGTDGVALREKWVAGPRTYLGIASAGFPNLFMITAPGSPSVLSNMMVSIEQHVDWITDHIAYARDHGVTRTDADPTAEENWGDHVNEVANMTLHPRAASWYMGANIPGKPRVFMPYIGGVGAYRQLCDQVAADGYRGFTLKTSNDVRPSRQSASQAPVPAES from the coding sequence ATGACTGTATCGGACGGGCAAACAACCGACTACGACGCCGTAATTGTGGGCGCAGGGTTCGCAGGCATGTACATGTTGAAACGGCTGCGCGATGACCTGGGGCTCAACGTACGGGTCTTTGAACGGGGAGACGGGGTAGGCGGGACCTGGTACTGGAACCGGTACCCGGGGGCGCGGTGCGACGTTGAGTCACTGTTCTATTCCTATTCCTTCTCGCCGGAGCTCCAGCAGGAATGGCAATGGACCGAGCGCTACCCGACCCAGCCGGAGATCCTGCGGTACGCAAACCACGTAGCTGACCGGTTCGGGCTTCGTCCCGACATTGCCTTCTCCACCTCGATCGACAGTGCCCGGTACGACGAAGCGCAGGATCGCTGGACGGTGTACACGGACGACGGCCTCGTCACCACCGCGCAGTACCTGATTACCGCCGTCGGCTGCCTCTCCGCCTCCCGCGTGCCGGACTTCGAGGGCATGGAGACCTTTAGCGGGCCGACGTACCACACCGGGCGGTGGCCCCATGAGGAGGTCGACTTCACCGGCCGCCGGGTGGCGGTGATCGGCACCGGATCCTCGGGAATCCAGTCCATCCCCGTGATTGCCGCTCAGGCGGCGCATGTCACGGTCTTCCAGCGGACCCCGAACTTCTCGGTGCCGGCGGTGAACGGGCCGTTGAGCGCTGCAGAGATCGAGCAAACCAAGGCGAACTACGAGCAGCTGCGTCAGGCGGCACGGATCTCGCCCACCGGGACGAATCCCGCGGCCCCCATCGGCAGCGCACTTGAACTGCCCGAGGATGTCCGGACCCGGGAAATGAAGGAGCGTTGGGACTACGGCGGTGCGGGCTTCCTGTCCGCGTTCATCGATACGGGGGTAAACGCCGAAGCCAATGAGGTGGTGGCGGAGTTTGTCCGTGACCGGATCCGCGAGGTTGTTGAGCGCCCGGACATCGCCGACCTGCTGGTGCCGCGGGACCATCCGATCGGGACGAAGCGGATCTGCGTGGACACCGACTACTACGCAACCTACAACCGGGACAACGTCACCCTCGTCAGTGTCCGCGAGACGCCGATTGAACGGATCACCGAGCGCGGTGTGGTGGTGGCAGGGGAACTCTACGAAGTGGACGACATTGTCTACGCCACGGGTTTTGATGCGATGACCGGCCCACTGAACGCCATCGACATCCGCGGGACGGACGGCGTGGCACTCCGGGAGAAGTGGGTAGCCGGGCCCCGCACCTACCTGGGCATCGCCAGTGCGGGGTTCCCCAACCTCTTTATGATCACTGCCCCCGGCAGCCCGTCCGTGCTGAGCAACATGATGGTCTCCATAGAACAGCACGTGGACTGGATTACCGACCACATCGCGTACGCCCGGGACCACGGCGTCACCAGGACCGACGCCGACCCGACGGCGGAGGAGAACTGGGGCGACCACGTCAACGAGGTAGCCAACATGACCCTCCATCCCCGGGCGGCGTCCTGGTACATGGGCGCCAATATCCCCGGTAAGCCCCGGGTCTTTATGCCGTACATCGGCGGTGTCGGTGCCTATCGCCAGCTGTGTGACCAGGTGGCAGCGGATGGTTACCGCGGTTTCACCCTCAAAACCTCCAACGATGTACGCCCCTCCCGGCAGTCAGCTTCGCAGGCCCCGGTGCCTGCCGAATCCTGA
- a CDS encoding HAAS signaling domain-containing protein, with protein sequence MTTTEPMPSLLEAYFADLDRALIGTDPRERAETVQAMREDAAEMLNREGTSEQSAKRIIAEFGPVEQIAAAATSAPTPGPAPAPRSWPDIWLLVGSIAALVYWILPFIGVAMMVWAIVRIRRNTGNRTLQRVALWISIASVALSGAIFLLRLG encoded by the coding sequence ATGACTACCACCGAACCGATGCCGTCACTGTTGGAGGCGTACTTCGCCGATCTGGACCGCGCGCTGATCGGCACGGACCCGCGCGAGCGAGCTGAGACAGTCCAGGCCATGCGGGAGGATGCCGCAGAGATGCTCAACCGGGAGGGAACTTCGGAGCAGAGCGCTAAACGCATCATCGCCGAATTCGGCCCGGTAGAACAGATTGCTGCTGCCGCCACGTCCGCACCCACACCCGGCCCGGCTCCCGCACCGCGTTCCTGGCCCGATATCTGGCTGCTGGTTGGCTCTATCGCGGCCCTCGTGTATTGGATTCTGCCGTTCATTGGTGTTGCGATGATGGTTTGGGCCATCGTTCGGATTCGGCGAAACACCGGAAACCGCACACTGCAGCGGGTAGCTCTGTGGATCTCCATTGCATCGGTGGCGCTCTCCGGCGCGATATTCCTCCTGCGCCTCGGCTGA
- a CDS encoding ArsR/SmtB family transcription factor, whose translation MTPVQTVTDTAACCTPLTTEALSLEDAQQFARLLKAVAEPTRLRLVSLIASQENKEACVCDLTEPVGLGQPTVSHHLKILVDAGILHREKRGVWAYYSIIPGALERAAAVLAPR comes from the coding sequence GTGACCCCCGTCCAGACAGTTACCGATACCGCAGCCTGCTGCACACCGTTGACCACCGAGGCGCTCAGCCTCGAGGATGCCCAGCAGTTTGCCCGGCTGCTGAAAGCCGTGGCGGAGCCCACGCGCCTGCGCCTGGTCTCGCTCATTGCAAGCCAGGAGAACAAGGAAGCCTGCGTCTGCGACCTCACGGAGCCTGTGGGCCTGGGCCAGCCCACTGTGTCCCATCATTTGAAAATCCTGGTCGACGCCGGCATCCTGCACCGCGAAAAGCGCGGCGTCTGGGCTTACTACTCCATCATTCCCGGCGCCCTGGAGCGGGCTGCGGCCGTTCTCGCGCCGCGGTAA
- a CDS encoding FAD-dependent oxidoreductase yields the protein MNISDLPVAVIGAGPVGLAAAAELLERGLTPLIFEAGPTPAAAVASWGHIRLFSPWQYDVDPAARRLLTAAGWQEPDADTLPTGAELQEGYLQPLAALPAIAGALHTSTRVVAVSRDGLDKTRTGGREGTPFLIRTEDVRGTAAEYRARAVIDASGTWNTPNPLGQAGLPAPGEAEALAAGLITGPLPDVLGRDRARFAGKHVLVVGAGHSAANTLLALTELAEQEPGTRISWAIRSASAAGVYGGGDLDGLPARGALGSRLRNLVQEGRIELHTSFTITGFTTDGTLAVAGKTPAGEKLLEVDLLVPATGFRPDLGMLREIRLDLDPAVEAPRELGPLIDPEFHSCGTVAPHGATMLSHPEQDFYIVGMKSYGRAPTFLMATGYEQVRSIAAALAGDREAADDVQLVLPETGVCSTDLGGSCDAPAGGGAAEASCCGTEPVEPEPASSSCCSAPEPEPASSSCCSAPEPQFLGIPTGLAHGRSAARGN from the coding sequence ATGAACATTTCCGATCTTCCCGTCGCCGTGATCGGTGCCGGACCGGTAGGGCTGGCCGCCGCTGCCGAGCTGCTGGAACGCGGCCTCACCCCGCTCATTTTCGAAGCCGGGCCAACACCGGCTGCCGCCGTGGCGTCTTGGGGCCACATCCGGCTCTTCTCACCGTGGCAGTACGACGTCGATCCTGCCGCCCGCCGGCTGCTCACCGCTGCCGGGTGGCAGGAACCCGACGCCGACACCCTGCCCACCGGCGCCGAGCTGCAGGAAGGGTACCTGCAGCCGCTGGCTGCGCTCCCAGCGATCGCCGGCGCCCTGCACACCTCCACCCGGGTTGTGGCCGTCAGCCGCGACGGCCTGGATAAAACCCGCACCGGCGGCCGGGAGGGCACGCCGTTCCTGATCCGCACGGAAGACGTCCGGGGTACGGCAGCCGAGTACCGGGCACGCGCCGTCATTGACGCTTCCGGCACCTGGAATACCCCGAACCCGCTGGGACAGGCCGGGCTGCCGGCCCCCGGGGAAGCCGAGGCGCTGGCGGCAGGGCTGATCACCGGTCCGCTGCCTGACGTTCTTGGCAGGGACCGTGCACGCTTTGCCGGTAAGCACGTGCTGGTGGTCGGCGCCGGCCACTCCGCCGCGAACACCCTGCTGGCCCTGACTGAGCTGGCCGAACAGGAACCCGGAACCCGGATCAGCTGGGCCATCCGCAGTGCCTCCGCGGCCGGGGTGTACGGCGGCGGCGACCTGGACGGGCTGCCGGCCCGTGGCGCACTGGGCAGCCGGCTGCGCAACCTGGTGCAGGAGGGCCGGATCGAGCTGCACACCTCCTTCACCATCACCGGGTTCACAACCGACGGCACCCTGGCCGTGGCCGGGAAGACGCCGGCCGGGGAAAAGCTGCTGGAGGTGGACCTGCTGGTGCCCGCCACCGGCTTCCGCCCCGACCTGGGCATGCTGCGCGAAATCCGGCTGGACCTTGACCCTGCCGTGGAGGCGCCGCGGGAACTCGGACCGCTGATTGATCCCGAGTTCCACAGCTGCGGCACAGTGGCACCGCACGGCGCCACAATGCTGTCCCACCCGGAGCAGGACTTCTACATTGTGGGCATGAAGTCCTACGGCCGGGCGCCCACCTTCCTGATGGCCACCGGCTACGAGCAGGTCCGTTCCATTGCTGCCGCATTGGCCGGAGACCGGGAGGCCGCCGATGACGTGCAGCTGGTCCTGCCCGAAACCGGTGTCTGTTCCACGGATCTGGGCGGCAGCTGCGACGCACCGGCGGGCGGCGGAGCAGCTGAAGCCTCCTGCTGCGGAACCGAGCCGGTGGAACCGGAGCCTGCGTCGTCGTCGTGCTGCAGTGCGCCGGAACCGGAGCCTGCGTCGTCGTCGTGCTGCAGTGCGCCGGAACCGCAGTTCCTTGGCATTCCCACCGGACTGGCCCACGGCCGTTCAGCAGCACGAGGGAACTGA
- a CDS encoding alpha/beta hydrolase: protein MTLKPASSISSRHLIDPEIVDLLDVFPVLNLSSETLPSVREMMGAPVEDAPDPQELFPDVTTTEYFVPGAEGDPDVRVLYYEPKNKTTTSSAGMVWIHGGGYVIGSADADEILCRRIVAETGASIASVDYRLAPETAAPGLVEDCYAALRWLHGKAAEFGIDAARIAVGGASAGGGLAACLAILARDRGEFPIAYQLLIYPMLDDRTASTRDPHPYAGEFLWTQSDNRFGWTSILGHEPGIDGVSPYTAAARVESVAGLPAAFISVGALDLFLEEDIDYARRLIAAGVPTELHVYPGAYHAYDMNPQAQVTGSYFRDFLGGLSRSLKG, encoded by the coding sequence ATGACCCTGAAACCCGCTTCATCCATCAGTTCCCGGCATCTGATTGACCCTGAAATTGTCGATCTGCTCGACGTTTTCCCGGTCCTGAACCTTTCGTCTGAGACGCTTCCGAGTGTCCGCGAAATGATGGGAGCCCCGGTCGAGGATGCCCCGGACCCCCAGGAGCTCTTCCCCGACGTCACGACCACCGAGTACTTCGTCCCCGGCGCCGAGGGCGACCCCGACGTGCGGGTCCTCTACTACGAACCCAAAAACAAAACGACGACGTCCTCTGCCGGCATGGTCTGGATCCACGGCGGGGGATACGTCATTGGGTCCGCCGACGCCGACGAGATTCTGTGCCGCCGGATTGTCGCCGAGACCGGGGCATCCATAGCCTCGGTGGACTATCGGCTCGCCCCCGAGACAGCGGCGCCGGGTCTGGTGGAGGACTGCTATGCCGCGCTTCGGTGGCTGCACGGAAAAGCCGCCGAGTTCGGTATCGATGCTGCCCGTATCGCGGTGGGCGGTGCCAGCGCCGGCGGCGGGCTGGCTGCCTGCCTGGCGATCCTGGCCCGGGACCGCGGCGAGTTCCCCATCGCCTACCAGCTGCTCATCTACCCGATGCTGGATGACCGCACGGCCAGCACCCGGGACCCGCACCCGTACGCCGGTGAGTTCCTGTGGACGCAGTCGGACAACCGCTTCGGCTGGACCTCGATCCTTGGCCACGAACCGGGCATCGACGGCGTATCACCCTATACGGCCGCTGCCCGGGTGGAGAGTGTGGCCGGACTGCCGGCGGCGTTCATCAGCGTGGGTGCCCTGGACCTGTTCCTGGAGGAGGACATCGACTATGCCCGCCGGCTGATTGCCGCAGGCGTGCCCACCGAACTGCATGTTTACCCCGGGGCCTACCACGCCTATGACATGAACCCGCAGGCCCAGGTCACCGGGTCCTATTTCCGGGACTTCCTGGGCGGACTGAGCCGGTCACTCAAGGGTTAG
- a CDS encoding NADPH:quinone reductase, with protein sequence MKSIVYSATGPSSVLSLAERDVAAPGPGEVRVRVAISGVNPTDWKARAAGEPPFPEVVPNQDGAGTVDAVGDGVTHLQPGDRVWIYLAAHGRPTGTAQEFTVLPADRAVKLPEGIGFDVAASLGVPAMTAHRALTVHEHGPARLAPGALAGRTVLVQGGAGAVGHAAIQFAVWAGATVIATVSSDAKAELATAAGAHHIVRYPDDAEADRIREVAPNGVDQIVEVSPAQNAALDVEVIANHGSIAYYANNNGEEFTAPIVASFAKNVRWQGVLIYTVGEDAQHAAAEDITAALRDGALPVGGSAGLPLTWFPLEETAAAHDAVENGTTGKILIRVSEESA encoded by the coding sequence ATGAAATCAATCGTGTACTCCGCCACCGGTCCTTCATCCGTCCTTTCACTCGCGGAGCGCGACGTCGCCGCGCCCGGTCCGGGCGAAGTGCGGGTCCGCGTCGCTATCTCCGGCGTGAATCCCACCGATTGGAAGGCCCGCGCTGCCGGGGAACCTCCGTTCCCCGAGGTGGTGCCGAACCAGGACGGTGCCGGTACGGTGGACGCCGTCGGCGACGGGGTCACGCACCTGCAGCCAGGTGACCGCGTGTGGATTTACCTGGCAGCGCACGGCCGCCCCACGGGCACTGCACAGGAATTCACTGTCCTCCCCGCGGACCGTGCGGTGAAGCTGCCTGAAGGCATCGGGTTTGACGTCGCCGCCAGCCTCGGCGTGCCCGCCATGACGGCGCACCGCGCCCTGACCGTGCATGAACACGGCCCTGCCCGGCTCGCCCCCGGGGCCCTCGCCGGACGCACCGTTCTGGTCCAGGGCGGTGCCGGCGCCGTCGGGCACGCTGCAATCCAGTTCGCCGTCTGGGCCGGAGCCACCGTGATTGCCACGGTGAGCAGCGATGCGAAGGCTGAGCTGGCTACTGCCGCCGGCGCCCACCACATTGTCCGCTACCCCGACGACGCCGAAGCGGACCGGATCCGCGAGGTAGCCCCGAACGGTGTGGACCAGATTGTGGAGGTCTCCCCCGCGCAGAACGCCGCCCTCGACGTGGAGGTGATCGCCAACCACGGCAGCATTGCCTACTACGCCAACAACAACGGCGAGGAATTCACTGCACCTATCGTGGCCAGCTTCGCCAAGAACGTCCGCTGGCAGGGTGTGCTCATCTACACGGTGGGTGAAGACGCCCAGCATGCTGCCGCCGAGGACATCACCGCAGCCCTCCGCGACGGTGCCCTGCCGGTGGGCGGCTCCGCCGGACTGCCGCTGACCTGGTTCCCGCTGGAGGAAACCGCTGCGGCACACGACGCCGTCGAAAACGGCACCACCGGCAAGATCCTCATCCGCGTCTCTGAGGAAAGCGCCTAG
- a CDS encoding helix-turn-helix domain-containing protein — MLTGSDNPREETLAHRGAGAPRRADVWEVFDELLEREADPSTVLQSVARVLGRGAGFRAPDGAGLTVDADGAVRRGTGPLPSGARRIPGGLQVWLDGPPCPEEDLLLRRLGITVKVALRQSARDALPAAEVVFDANRRPDERLTAARQLGLSAAELLTVIAIRGPAEGVQELVRRIGKTASVLCTYDDGKALFLAAAGIADALQSLAVPTGVRAAFSRGVNVLDLPAAHAEALLGLRYALPATHDSAPYPTSEAVLVETAALGGYALLPAYLTREQIDTVEDVHVLDALRKAHGPEMLRILEAVAATDSVRQAARSVYLHHNSVAYRVERAELALGFTITEPYGRTRLFIALCLRRVRDSAEQDTSGT; from the coding sequence ATGTTGACCGGCTCGGACAACCCGCGCGAGGAAACTCTGGCACATCGTGGTGCCGGGGCTCCCCGCCGGGCCGATGTCTGGGAAGTCTTCGACGAACTGCTGGAACGGGAGGCCGACCCGTCAACAGTTCTGCAGAGTGTGGCCAGGGTCCTGGGCCGCGGAGCCGGTTTCCGGGCGCCGGACGGGGCAGGGCTCACCGTTGATGCGGACGGGGCGGTACGGCGCGGCACGGGTCCCCTCCCTAGTGGCGCGCGCCGGATCCCGGGAGGTCTGCAGGTTTGGCTGGACGGACCGCCATGCCCGGAGGAGGATCTGCTCCTGCGGCGCCTCGGGATAACTGTGAAGGTGGCCCTGCGGCAGTCAGCCAGGGATGCCCTACCGGCCGCCGAGGTGGTTTTTGATGCGAACCGCCGTCCGGATGAGCGGCTCACGGCGGCACGGCAGCTGGGGCTTTCCGCGGCTGAACTGCTCACCGTCATCGCGATCAGGGGCCCGGCGGAGGGGGTGCAGGAACTGGTGCGGCGGATCGGGAAAACGGCCTCGGTGCTGTGTACCTACGATGACGGGAAGGCCCTGTTTCTGGCAGCCGCAGGCATAGCGGATGCGCTGCAAAGCCTGGCCGTACCCACCGGAGTGCGGGCGGCGTTCTCACGCGGCGTCAATGTCCTGGACCTGCCGGCAGCACACGCCGAGGCACTCCTGGGGCTGCGCTACGCTCTGCCGGCAACCCATGACAGTGCGCCCTATCCCACGAGTGAAGCGGTACTGGTGGAGACAGCGGCCTTGGGCGGGTATGCCCTGCTGCCGGCGTACCTGACCCGGGAGCAGATAGACACCGTGGAGGACGTCCACGTACTCGATGCCTTGCGGAAGGCACACGGTCCGGAGATGCTGCGGATCCTCGAGGCGGTCGCGGCAACGGATTCCGTCCGGCAGGCAGCGCGCTCGGTGTATCTGCACCACAACTCCGTGGCCTACCGGGTTGAGCGCGCCGAGCTGGCACTGGGCTTCACCATCACGGAACCGTACGGACGGACCCGGCTCTTCATTGCCCTCTGTCTGCGCCGGGTCCGCGACTCCGCGGAGCAGGACACGTCCGGCACCTAA